One part of the Phoenix dactylifera cultivar Barhee BC4 chromosome 4, palm_55x_up_171113_PBpolish2nd_filt_p, whole genome shotgun sequence genome encodes these proteins:
- the LOC103713371 gene encoding probable ribose-5-phosphate isomerase 3, chloroplastic — protein sequence MATLSLLPSSSSSSPSSSLLRRHALALRPSFLPSPHRRSVTPIRALSSPSPSPPAALTQDDLKKLAAVKAVEYVTSGMVLGLGTGSTAAFVVAEIGDLLASGKLTGIVGVPTSKRTFEQAKSLGIPLSTLDDHPRLDLAIDGADEVDPDLNLVKGRGGALLREKMVEAASDKFVVVADETKLVTGLGGSGLAMPVEVVQFCWKYNQARLQELFKEEGCEAKLRLDADGKPYVTDNSNYIVDLYFKTPIKDAPAAGKEISTLEGVVEHGLFLDMASAVIIAGKDGVSMKSK from the exons ATGGCCACCTTGTCCCTCCTCccgtcttcttcctcttcctccccctcctcctccctcctccgccgccaTGCCCTCGCCCTCCGCCCCTCCTTCCTCCCCTCCCCCCACCGCCGCTCCGTGACCCCCATCCgagccctctcctccccttccccGTCCCCGCCCGCCGCCCTCACCCAGGACGACCTCAAGAAGCTCGCCGCCGTGAAGGCCGTCGAGTACGTTACCAGCGGCATGGTCCTCGGCCTCGGCACCGGCTCCACCGCCGCCTTCGTCGTTGCCGAGATCGGGGACTTGCTCGCCTCCGGCAAACTCACTGGCATCGTCGGCGTCCCCACCTCCAAGCGCACCTTCGAGCAGGCTAAGTCCCTTGGGATCCCCCTCTCCACCCTCGACGATCACCCCCGCCTTGACCTCGCCATTGATGGCGCTGATGAG GTGGACCCGGATCTTAATCTCGTGAAAGGACGTGGAGGGGCTCTTCTTAGGGAGAAGATGGTGGAAGCTGCATCGGATAAATTCGTTGTGGTTGCGgatgagacaaaactcgtcaCTGGTTTGGGTGGGAGTGGACTGGCAATGCCAGTGGAAGTTGTGCAGTTCTGCTGGAAGTATAACCAGGCAAGGCTGCAAGAGTTATttaaagaagaaggatgtgAGGCAAAGCTAAGATTGGATGCTGATGGAAAGCCTTATGTTACCGACAATTCAAACTACATTGTGGATTTGTACTTCAAAACACCGATTAAGGATGCACCAGCTGCAGGAAAGGAGATCTCAACCTTGGAAGGGGTTGTAGAGCATGGGTTGTTTTTGGACATGGCAAGTGCAGTTATTATTGCAGGAAAAGATGGTGTAAGCATGAAGTCCAAATGA
- the LOC120110606 gene encoding neurogenic locus notch homolog protein 3-like, with protein sequence MGWAMLASLLAVQAIASSFLPPGAAAEDVPKSALNEICDSVECGRGTCKVSANAIFGFECECDPGWTQFRIHDHLRFLPCIIPNCTFDYACYNDSMARTAPPFPKPDHFSYFDPCFWSFCGNGTCAKKSRFGHRCQCHEGFSNLLNATSFPCFRDCTLGADCTSLGFTLSNSSYPSSPPNFSSTRSEGSSTATNSLWMYIMMLFLAVTRTTQMEL encoded by the exons ATGGGGTGGGCTATGCTTGCTTCCTTGTTGGCTGTCCAAGCCATCGCTTCTTCCTTTCTGCCGCCAGGAGCTGCTgcagaagatgtgccaaagtcTGCACTCA atGAGATATGTGATAGTGTGGAATGCGGGAGGGGAACCTGCAAGGTTTCTGCCAACGCGATATTTGGATTCGAGTGCGAGTGTGACCCGGGCTGGACTCAGTTTAGAATTCACGACCACCTCCGCTTCCTCCCCTGCATCATTCCAAACT GTACCTTTGATTACGCTTGCTACAATGACTCTATGGCTCGGACAGCCCCACCGTTCCCAAAACCTGATCATTTCTCCTATTTCGATC CATGCTTCTGGTCTTTCTGTGGGAACGGAACTTGTGCAAAGAAATCCAGGTTTGGGCACCGCTGCCAGTGCCACGAGGGCTTCAGCAATCTTCTGAATGCCACCAGCTTCCCTTGCTTCAGAGACT GTACTCTTGGGGCAGATTGCACGAGCCTGGGGTTTACCTTGTCAAATTCCTCCTATCCATCTTCCCCACCTAATTTTTCTAGTACACGCAGTGAAG GTTCCTCTACTGCAACAAACTCTCTATGGATGTACATCATGATGCTATTTCTAGCTGTAACTCGAACAACGCAAATGGAACTTTAG